One genomic region from Brienomyrus brachyistius isolate T26 unplaced genomic scaffold, BBRACH_0.4 scaffold62, whole genome shotgun sequence encodes:
- the LOC125725145 gene encoding abl interactor 2-like isoform X7, with protein sequence MAELQMLLEEEIPAGRRALLDSFTNLERVAEYCENNYIQSPDKQRALEETKNYTTQSLASVAYLINTLANNVLQMLDIQASQLRRMESSINHISQTVDIHKEKVARREIGILTTNKNTSRTHKIIAPANPERPVRYIRKPIDFNILDDIGHGVKVNTQNTKMGGLPRTNPPAQKPPSPPVSGKATVGRHSPYRTLEPVRPPVVPNDYVASPTRTLPSAQHPSPVRTASVNQRNRTYSGSSGGSHPSSRSSSRENSGSGSVGVPMAVPTPSPPSAFPGPAAQFYSMNRPVSRHGTPAVGGSLPYRRPPSATGQPGLPQNQVNGGPYYNQSQGSLAPPPPSILQITPQLPLVGFVARVQETISDAPPPPPPSDEPASERSPPPPPPPEEYEEEESAVVEYSDPYAEEDPPWAPRTYLEKVVAIYDYIKDKEDELSFQEGAIVYVIKKNDDGWYEGVMSGTTGLFPGNYVESIMHYAE encoded by the exons tcaccagacaaGCAGAGAGCCCTAGAGGAGACCAAGAACTACACCACCCAGTCGCTGGCCAGCGTGGCCTATCTCATCAACACCTTGGCCAACAACGTGCTGCAGATGCTGGACATTCAGGCCTCGCAGCTACGCCGCATGGAGTCCTCCATCAACCACATCTCGCAG ACGGTGGACATCCATAAGGAGAAGGTCGCCCGGCGGGAGATTGGCATCCTGACCACCAATAAGAACACTTCCCGCACACACAAAATCATCGCTCCGGCCAATCCCGAGAGGCCAGTGCGCTACATCCGGAAACCAATCGACTTCAACATACTGGATGACATCGGCCATGGAGTGAAG GTGAACACTCAGAACACGAAGATGGGTGGTCTCCCTCGCACAAACCCACCCGCCCAGAAGCCCCCAAGCCCGCCCGTGTCGGGAAAGGCCACCGTCGG gcggCACTCCCCCTATAGGACGCTTGAGCCGGTGCGTCCACCTGTGGTCCCTAACGACTATGTTGCCAGTCCGACGCGCACCCTGCCGTCCGCACAGCACCCGAGCCCCGTGCGCACGGCGTCCGTCAACCAGAGGAACCGCACGTACAG TGGCAGCAGTGGGGGCAGCCACCCGAGCAGCCGCAGCAGCAGCCGTGAGAACAGCGGTAGTGGCAGCGTGGGCGTGCCCATGGCCGTGCCCACCCCCTCTCCGCCCAGTGCCTTTCCAG GCCCTGCTGCCCAGTTCTACAGCATGAACCGGCCGGTGTCGCGGCACGGCACCCCCGCGGTGGGGGGGTCCCTGCCGTACCGCCGGCCCCCATCTGCTACGGGCCAGCCCGGCCTCCCCCAGAACCAAGTCAATGGGGGGCCCTACTACAACCAGAGCCAAG GCTCGCtcgctccccctcccccctccatctTGCAGATCACTCCACAGCTCCCCCTGGTGGGCTTCGTGGCTCGGGTTCAGGAGACCA TCTCAGACGCGCCTCCTCCACCGCCTCCTTCCGACGAGCCGGCGTCTGAGCGGTCACCCCCACCACCGCCGCCTCCTGAGGAGTACGAGGAGGAGGAGTCAGCTGTGGTGGAGTACAGCGACCCCTACGCGGAGGAAGACCCGCCGTGGGCCCCCCGCACTTACCTGGAGAAAG TGGTGGCCATCTACGACTACATCAAGGACAAGGAGGACGAGCTCTCCTTCCAGGAGGGAGCCATAGTCTACGTGATCAAGAAGAACGACGACGGCTGGTACGAGGGCGTGATGAGTGGAACCACAGGACTCTTCCCTGGGAACTACGTGGAGTCCATCATGCACTATGCGGAGTGA
- the LOC125725145 gene encoding abl interactor 2-like isoform X8, with product MAELQMLLEEEIPAGRRALLDSFTNLERVAEYCENNYIQSPDKQRALEETKNYTTQSLASVAYLINTLANNVLQMLDIQASQLRRMESSINHISQTVDIHKEKVARREIGILTTNKNTSRTHKIIAPANPERPVRYIRKPIDFNILDDIGHGVKVNTQNTKMGGLPRTNPPAQKPPSPPVSGKATVGRHSPYRTLEPVRPPVVPNDYVASPTRTLPSAQHPSPVRTASVNQRNRTYSSGSSGGSHPSSRSSSRENSGSGSVGVPMAVPTPSPPSAFPGPAAQFYSMNRPVSRHGTPAVGGSLPYRRPPSATGQPGLPQNQVNGGPYYNQSQVSDAPPPPPPSDEPASERSPPPPPPPEEYEEEESAVVEYSDPYAEEDPPWAPRTYLEKVVAIYDYIKDKEDELSFQEGAIVYVIKKNDDGWYEGVMSGTTGLFPGNYVESIMHYAE from the exons tcaccagacaaGCAGAGAGCCCTAGAGGAGACCAAGAACTACACCACCCAGTCGCTGGCCAGCGTGGCCTATCTCATCAACACCTTGGCCAACAACGTGCTGCAGATGCTGGACATTCAGGCCTCGCAGCTACGCCGCATGGAGTCCTCCATCAACCACATCTCGCAG ACGGTGGACATCCATAAGGAGAAGGTCGCCCGGCGGGAGATTGGCATCCTGACCACCAATAAGAACACTTCCCGCACACACAAAATCATCGCTCCGGCCAATCCCGAGAGGCCAGTGCGCTACATCCGGAAACCAATCGACTTCAACATACTGGATGACATCGGCCATGGAGTGAAG GTGAACACTCAGAACACGAAGATGGGTGGTCTCCCTCGCACAAACCCACCCGCCCAGAAGCCCCCAAGCCCGCCCGTGTCGGGAAAGGCCACCGTCGG gcggCACTCCCCCTATAGGACGCTTGAGCCGGTGCGTCCACCTGTGGTCCCTAACGACTATGTTGCCAGTCCGACGCGCACCCTGCCGTCCGCACAGCACCCGAGCCCCGTGCGCACGGCGTCCGTCAACCAGAGGAACCGCACGTACAG CAGTGGCAGCAGTGGGGGCAGCCACCCGAGCAGCCGCAGCAGCAGCCGTGAGAACAGCGGTAGTGGCAGCGTGGGCGTGCCCATGGCCGTGCCCACCCCCTCTCCGCCCAGTGCCTTTCCAG GCCCTGCTGCCCAGTTCTACAGCATGAACCGGCCGGTGTCGCGGCACGGCACCCCCGCGGTGGGGGGGTCCCTGCCGTACCGCCGGCCCCCATCTGCTACGGGCCAGCCCGGCCTCCCCCAGAACCAAGTCAATGGGGGGCCCTACTACAACCAGAGCCAAG TCTCAGACGCGCCTCCTCCACCGCCTCCTTCCGACGAGCCGGCGTCTGAGCGGTCACCCCCACCACCGCCGCCTCCTGAGGAGTACGAGGAGGAGGAGTCAGCTGTGGTGGAGTACAGCGACCCCTACGCGGAGGAAGACCCGCCGTGGGCCCCCCGCACTTACCTGGAGAAAG TGGTGGCCATCTACGACTACATCAAGGACAAGGAGGACGAGCTCTCCTTCCAGGAGGGAGCCATAGTCTACGTGATCAAGAAGAACGACGACGGCTGGTACGAGGGCGTGATGAGTGGAACCACAGGACTCTTCCCTGGGAACTACGTGGAGTCCATCATGCACTATGCGGAGTGA